A stretch of Lathyrus oleraceus cultivar Zhongwan6 chromosome 6, CAAS_Psat_ZW6_1.0, whole genome shotgun sequence DNA encodes these proteins:
- the LOC127096351 gene encoding uncharacterized protein LOC127096351 has protein sequence MKRLGLQAIPLSPPMVVTTAMDDMVEMPLTCENCSLSVNVRIFQIDLIFLPLKKVDVVLGMDWLSANSVFIGCEEKLIIIPSSEATPRDVLTTILEGTVGMVNFLFENEKLVFLVLTNESSDNPSVTQILVVCEFPEVFPEDVTSLSPEREVEFPINLIHVTTPISISPYRMVPLELRELKNQLEELLTKHFIRPSVSPW, from the coding sequence ATGAAGCGTCTTGGATTGCAAGCAATTCCCTTGTCTCCTCCTATGGTGGTTACTACCGCCATGGATGATATGGTTGAGATGCCGTTGACATGTGAAAATTGTTCGCTCTCGGTGAATGTTAGAATTTTCCAGATTGATCTTATTTTTTTACCACTTAAGAAGGTTGACGTGGTTTTGGGGATGGATTGGCTTTCCGCCAATTCAGTGTTTATTGGATGTGAAGAGAAGTTGATTATTATTCCATCTAGTGAAGCTACTCCAAGGGATGTGCTAACTACTATCTTGGAAGGTACGGTTGGTATGGtcaatttcttatttgagaaTGAAAAGTTAGTTTTCTTGGTACTTACCAATGAATCTAGCGATAATCCGAGTGTTACGCAAATTCTAGTTGTTTGTGAATTTCCGGAAGTTTTCCCTGAGGATGTCACCTCTCTTTCTCCTGAAAGGGAAGTGGAATTCCCTATTAATCTAATACATGTGACTACTCCAATCTCCATTTCTCCGTATCGCATGGTGCCACTCGAGTTGAGAGAGTTGAAGAATCAATTGGAAGAGTTATTAACCAAGCATTTCATCCGACCTAGTGTCTCACCGTGGTGA
- the LOC127097055 gene encoding endonuclease 4, with amino-acid sequence MISSMSIGSDDRLIALLVLLLIPTVLGWGKEGHYVVCKITQEYLSEDALFAVKQLLPDSAHGDLAALCSWPDEIRFHYHWSSASHYADTPDFLCNYQYYRDCHDSYGRKHRCVTGAIHNYTMQLKLAYADASSKFNYNLTEALLFLSHFVGDVHQPLHVGFTGDLGGNSITVRWYRRKTNLHHVWDNMIIESALKMFYGSDLSTMIQAIQRNITDIWSNDVSIWEHCAHNYTTCLDWYASESVSLACKFAYRNATPGSTLKDEYFLSRLPIVEKRLAQGGVRLAAILNRIFTSKTGIAQA; translated from the coding sequence ATGATTTCTTCTATGTCTATCGGTAGTGATGATCGATTGATAGCACTCTTAGTTCTGTTACTGATACCAACAGTTCTTGGTTGGGGAAAAGAGGGACACTATGTGGTTTGTAAAATTACACAGGAGTATCTTAGTGAAGATGCTCTTTTTGCAGTGAAACAACTGCTTCCAGATTCTGCTCATGGCGATCTTGCTGCACTTTGCTCTTGGCCTGATGAAATTCGCTTCCATTATCATTGGAGTAGTGCTTCTCATTATGCTGATACACCTGATTTCTTGTGTAATTATCAATACTACAGAGATTGTCATGATTCTTATGGACGGAAGCATAGGTGTGTTACTGGAGCAATTCACAATTATACGATGCAATTAAAATTAGCTTATGCGGATGCTTCATCTAAATTTAACTATAATTTGACAGAGGCACTTTTGTTCTTGTCACATTTTGTTGGGGATGTACATCAGCCCCTACATGTTGGTTTTACCGGAGACCTAGGTGGAAACTCGATAACAGTTCGTTGGTACAGGAGGAAAACAAATCTTCATCATGTATGGGATAACATGATTATTGAGTCTGCTCTGAAAATGTTCTATGGCTCAGATCTTTCAACTATGATACAGGCTATTCAACGGAATATTACTGATATTTGGTCAAATGATGTATCTATTTGGGAACATTGTGCACACAACTACACAACATGTCTAGATTGGTATGCTTCTGAGAGCGTTAGCTTGGCATGCAAGTTTGCGTATAGGAATGCTACACCGGGAAGCACTTTAAAAGATGAGTACTTCCTTTCTCGACTGCCTATTGTGGAGAAAAGGCTGGCTCAAGGTGGTGTGCGACTCGCAGCTATTCTCAACCGCATTTTTACTTCCAAGACTGGAATAGCTCAAGCTTGA